The Oreochromis niloticus isolate F11D_XX linkage group LG4, O_niloticus_UMD_NMBU, whole genome shotgun sequence DNA segment caagtacaggccatttaccatttaccattaccaTATAATGTTGAATATTAACTAAGAGATCAGTACATGTATTTAATGCCTGCGTATCAGGCACATCGACACACTGTGTTTTGTAGCCTGCTCCTCATTTGCTCAAAATGTATGCCCCGTCTAATTTATACAAATCAGACGCATCTGGTGTGATGAACTTTCACCACCATTGGTTTGAGATAAAGGAACTTGGGCAGACAGCCCACGTCTGTTCATCCAATCAGGCATAGCTCAGTATTGTACAGGTGTAACTGAGAACCTGTCAATCCTTAGTTGTCAGTTTCTATCAGCTCAGGCATCAAGCATCCAAAAATGGAAATAATTTGACCAAATGCCACTGTGGAAGTGTAAATGTATTGATGGTTAATTTGTAACTTTAGCTGATAAAGCCATTTTCAAATGCTAAATTACCAAGTACTACATAAGGTCAGGGATAAATTAATTGACAATATGCGCTGAAAACCAGTATTTTGCTTCATTCGATAGGCAGCTATTCAATAGGCTTGCAGGCAAGATCATGTTAGCCCAAGATTAAACAAAAATTCTTCCACGAATTGAGTTTTTGGTAGAACACTGCTAATATTAGCTATTGTGGACAAAGTGCTACCCAATTAGCACTACTAGCAAAATAAAATCTGAAGCTGAATCATTTTTGCGTTTGTGTTGGACTCTGTGCTGTGCTGGGTCATTTTGTGGACATGAGTGATTTGTGGATTCACACTTTGCTAATCTAATATTAGCAAACTGAAGCTGAACTCTAGGGGAGGTGGGCAGTGAGACTCAACACTTTGAGataaaaatgtcacattaaATTGCTGTGAGTGAAAGTTGAGGAAGGTCTTATAATATTTGGGTTACACTCTAGTccattcaaacataaaaaaaagtgtttaaactGTTAAAGTTGTTCTGTAGTGCACTTTATACTGAGCTCTGCGACCGAGCTGTCATGTACAAGTTTTGTTTGAATTCCCCTAGAAACCTCACAAACGGATGATGCTTTGTGTTACAGAAATGAGCTACAGGAGGCCTTGTGCCGCTACACCACAGACACCCTCATCTACATCCACACAGTGAGAGCATTCTGTGAGATGTTCTCTAAATGGATGCTCTGGAGAAACACCGAGGTAGAAATGATGAGGGATATCAAAGATAGACTTGAAGCACTTGACCTAAACATCAACCATGTTACTAAGTCAGAGGAAAAAGGTAAAGCCTTTGTGGAGTATATGAAGAGCAAGATGACTGTGAATGTAGACAGCAAGCGTGCAGAGCTGGAGAATGAGCTGGTTGAAGTGTTGAAGGACACTGCAAGTGGCCTGGAGAGTCTCAGCAGCTTCCTGGATGCGGTGGAGAAGCTGGCAGTGACCTCGCTGCATGTGTTCACGGAGAACCAGGTGTTACACCTTCCAGAAGGGATCAGTCCTGAGTATGTTCAGGCTGTCATCTTGGCTGCACGAGTGATCTGTCCTCTGCTGCTGGAGTTTAAAAGAGACGACAACGCCTTCTTCCTTCCCAAACTCCAGAATGTGGAAGTGCTGGCATATCAGCTGGACAGATACATACAGACCTCCAAGACAATCTGTGAGAAGTTGGACAAAAggtaaacaaataaattataTACATGATATTAAAGAATTTTGCACATTAAGTATCATCTATTGTATAAAATAAGTTGACCTGCGTTCTTCACAGCTGCTTCAGTGACTTTGGTCTGAAGATGGCTGTAGAAACTGTGGTTGATCTTGATGTGGATTTGTCTGAGGATGACATACAGAGAATGCTTGATCATGTAAATCAGCTTGATGAGATCAGGTACGTTTTTCTCTTCCTAAATATGTGTCAACAcagagcttgttttttttttaatctcaggGGTCAAATACTGCTGGTGTCCTACAGGCCTGCATAAGATGTCCTTTGATGTTGGTGCTGTGATGTAGACATTGCCGCTGCAGTGAGACCGGTTTCACTCCTAGTGCATCAGGGGTcttgaactccaggccttgagggccggtgtcctgcaggttttagatctcaccctgggccaacacacctgaatcaaatggttaGTTCACTACCAGGCCTCTGAAGAACTTCAAGACAagttgaggagataatttagccattttagtcagctgtgttggatcaaggacacatctaaaacctgcaaggACACTgcccctcgaggcctggagttcgagaccCCTGATAAATATGCTTGGTCTGGACACTACACTATACAAAAAAATGATGTAGCTTTTGGATCTGTAAAGTCAAGCCAGCGTAGATGTttcttaacctcctaggacctggcgttcACATATGTGGagatcacattttgggttgtctagaccaaaatacaaaattttgctctacaagggcctgatatccacttacgaggacattatactgccactgctctatcaaaatttaaaactaatgtcttcatatgtggatctcatttctctcagaaacaaaaatcaggttaaaaaaaaaaaaaaatctggtaattctttgtttttacattcatcagcaCAAATaggaaagagaaataaaaaatgcatgaCTTGAAAGAGTTCGGGTCGTAGGAGGTTAAACCTTTAGTCTTGTTCATGGGCTGCAGGGAGGACTTATATCCCTGCaaccaaaaaaatgttttgtaggATACATGTTTTTGTTGGTCATGCAGCCTTAAAAACTAAACCTAAATATTGTTAATATTGCAATAACATGCTAAAGTTTTAAAATCTGTCACCCCACTTTAAATTTCTTCTCTCAGGATGAACGAGCAGTTCCGAATGGTGTTCTTGTTCCAGGAGGAACCGTGCCATGGGTTCATTAGTGAGTTCGACAAGCGACAGCCCACCATGCTGCAGTTTCTAAAGGAGCTGGAGGAGACAGCTGTTCAGTTAGACAGAATGAATAAGGGGGCAAAGATTTCCAGTGTGGCAGGCAGTTCTGTGGGGGCAGTTGGAGGTGTACTGTCCATTGTTGGTTTGGCATTAAGTCCTTTCACAGCAAGAGTTTCTCTAGCTTTGACAATGACTGGAGTCGGGTTGGGAATCACCAGTGGAGTCAACAGCGTTGTGACCACTGCAACAGAGGTTGGAGTAAATGCTACACAACGAAAGAAAGCCTCTGAAGTCTTCAAGAACTTTTTGGAGGATGTAAAGAGTCTCCAGAGTTGTCTGAAGGTGGTTACCAGTCAAACCATTGCCAAACTGGACGCAGTTGACCAACATATGGTTGTGGTAGTTGTCAAGATTGCAGCTAAAGCTGGTGCTATTGTAAAGGGTATTGGTGCACTTGTTGATTTAGCTTCTGCTGTCAAGGTGTTACAACCTGAAGAGCTGCTCATGAGTGCTGAGAAAGTCGTGGCTCAAAAAGGACAAGCGTTACGTAATGCACCCAGGGTTGCCTCAGACATCCCAGATATTGGTCAGGCAGCAGCCAAAGGGACCCTTGCACTCTCCAAGTCAGCAAGAGCAGGTTTCATTGCAGTTAATGCTCTCTTCCTCGGCATTAATATTTTCTCCATCTGTAAAGACAGCATCAGTCTGGCTAAAGGCAGCGAGACTGAAGTCTCACAATTCATCAGAGCACGAGCTGCACTTTGGAGTTCAGAGATCGACTCATGGCAGAAGATGCATGACTCTCTGAATGAAGGTTTGCCAACATCAGAAAATAAGAAGGCTGTCCTGGAGACTCCAATTTATCTGGAGATGGAGGTGAAGAAACAGAGTGAAGCAGAAAGGGTAGAACCATCTGTcgaatgattaaaaaaactgcAATGAAACAGTTGTAAATTACTGATCACTGAAGTGCTCGACTCATGCTAACTGAAACTATGATCAGATCATAGAGCCGTTTTATGTGGAAAATGTTTGAAAGCAATCCTCAGACTGTAGGTCTTTTCAGTAACAGCACGCAGCGAGGCATCCTCATGCTGTAATTACATTAATTGCCAATAAgtcaactgaaaaaaatatatattctaGAGTTGTGATTACTGCAATATAAAGTATCAGAGAAAATATCTGTCAATGCAAAATTTGAATAATATATGTGATTTGTACATAATTCtgctgaacattttatttgcacAGTCAAATATAAAACCTTATTAATAACATTATTTAAGAATTACTTCCAGATatagacatttttttctgtaatataGTTCTGTTATTACACAGTAATTACATGAAGTTCTGGTGCACAGATTTTAGAACAGATGAAATATTCTTGTACCAGTCTGACCCGTCTGCTGTGTGTGTACTGCACTGGTAATTTAACAGCAGCACTAATCACATGTAATGATCATAATGTAAATGTagtctgtttctttttgcataaatactTGTATCCTTAAATTTTCCCTCTGTTGATATATAAAGTTTTAACTTATCCAGTGAAATGTGTTAATATCCAGAATTGTTTTAgtgaatataattaaaaagcTATGCCTGTGGTTGATGATAGGCAGCAGATACTAGatgaaaactaaaacaaaaaacaaaacgaaaaaaTAGACGTTGTAGTTTTTCTTGGCCTGTAAATGGGAAATGGCctatatttgtatagcgctttactagtccctaaggaccccaaagcgctttaacacaaccagtcatccacccattcacacactggtgatggcaagctacattgtagccacagccaccctggggcacactgacagaggcgaggctggcgccaccgggccctctgaccaccaccagtaggcaacagggaATTGTCttacccaaggacacaacgaccgagactgtccaagccggggctcaaaccggcaaccttccgattacaaggcgaactctaTGGTAATGTGATAAACATGGATACCTTTTCCAGTGGCCtcttacacacatatatatatatatatatatatatatatacacatgtgtgtatgtatatatatgtgtgtatgtatatatatatatatatatatatatatatatacacatacacacatatatatacatacacacatatacagatggatggatggatagatgggtggatagatagatatacatatatacagatatacatatatatatatatatatatacatggtgtgtgtgtgtatgtgtccagagttcagctgagacagtgtcctttgccctgccaggctaagtaaacagtcttccagccaacccaggtggccttgcatagaatgggaagaacagtctaaacacagtcgttatcagggtgttgttgttcagctccagcctagagaccgcagctggcgccaaaggggtatccgcatgaagtgatggtggtttttactttagtgcgaacaactcatgagaatttcaaagctgttctaacagtccaacactggtctctcaatctcccgttgcagagccgtgagcttctccatgatgttatcaaccTTACGCTCCGTGATGATGttattcttgtgctcaaagagccgattctgagaactcacgaccacagtgagcttctccaagatgtgatccaatttgcgctcagaggtgttattctgagtattcacggcagccataagcttctccaagatcttatccatgctgcactcaatgagcccattttgagaaactcacacctcgtcccatcgtttcaatcccagcgggcagccttgtgggggttttaacagccggttccgctttcttaattcttcaaTAAGTCAGGGCcgagccagctccgatcagccagaaccctgttaccatggttccgaataggtagatatcttcagcactcaggctcaccccaGCCCAGACTTCTCattgagaaaagggtgtcaattgcatttagggaccagttgatcaaatccataattcctcttttaggttttagagaacagactgtgagagagtgttccagggaaaagtaatacaaaaaacacgagactagacaaggacacaagaggctaagtagggaagctaagggagaggaggaggaggagaggagaaaagtgcgaccgccttcgtcaagagcaAGAGACAATGTCAGACAGAATGAACATGGTGCTAGTGATGGCCatatgaagctttctgaagcactgaagcttgtattgaaaaatgATTCATGAgtcgaagcttttcaacacattCATCTTTgatgacatctggtggccaaaaataaGAACAGCTTGCATCTACAACTTCTAATGAACTGATACATTATGATTGTCCACTTTACAGAGCTGAATTGACAGGGGGGTTCTTGATGTTTTTTACtagtgaaaatttaaaaaaaaaaaacactttaataaaaaacaatgtaCAACACAAACCTATAATAGGTTAGGAGTATGCTTATGCTGTGAGGTCCCTGCTTCCACTTGACTGTGTAATGAACCAGTGGACAGGTAcgtttatatataatattataacttctattacatatacatataattTTATAACTATTTATATAGTGTATTTATTATGTACATTTTAGACTTGGGAGCAGAATTGCTGATAAACTGgtttttatttagaaatagaCAGCGTCCTCTATTCCTGGCTCCATGTTTCTAATTATGCTGCACACTGGTTTGCTATCTCTCGCACAAAATCaccaccaaaacacagcacaaatccCACCTATGATATACTTCCCTATAATCCATTGAATcagcccatatggaaaagaaatagaaaaaacgtataaaagacttgcatcagatgtggcctacttcatatagtgaatcataatAATGgactgcatttatatagcgcttttcaaggcacccaaagcgcattgtactctcacattcacacactggtggaggcaagctacagtcgtaggcagactgacagaagtgaggctgccatatcgcactatcagcccctctggccaacaccagtaggcggtaaagtgtcttgcccagggacacaacgaccaggacagagagcccagggatcgaaccccccaaccccctgagccacagtCGCCCcgtcatataaggcttataatAATATAAGGCTTacatgatttactcatgaaagtggccactgtcatatattgttttagtaagtatccaaaacatacatgtttcatttatataggaatcttatatctgttttcactcttgcatgcttttcatacaagtttcaaaCAAGAccgatacaaactttataagatttatatatatcttttccatatgggaggTAGTGAAGCAGTGACGTGCTGAATGAAGCTTCGGAGGTCATTTATCATGTGACTCTGTTCAGACGAACCAAGTCTTGGCACAGTGTttctgaagcagtgtgttgattttttttacacatgcGCCCGAGCTTCAGCTATAAATGGGCCATCACTACATGGCGCAATAACACTACTTTTAGAAGTAAATTTTTccaaacattcacatttacatgcatttatttaaatttccttTAGTAGGGTTAGGAGtcgccacctcagcatgcagacAAGTTCTGTCGAGTCTTGCTAATGTCCTACTAATttaattcaggtgtgttgcagcagggatacatttaaaagtttctggacaccggccctcaaggactggagtttgacatcTGTGCCTTACAGAGGAGCCACACCTTGAGATGTGGGCATGGTTTATATGTGGTTTATCATTTTTAAGATGAAAGCAAAACCAACCAAGTTGTAGCAATAACAGAAGCCACAAGCGTCAAGTGAAGAAAGTAGGAAGCTGGGGAAAAGGTAAAGACTCTTTATACTATTTAAAACTGGCAAGTTTATTTACAGCAaggaatgaataaaataaaacctgtaCAATAATTTTGGCATGTAATACGTGTTCATAAATTAAGTAAAGTATGTTCAAAGGAttgcacggtggttagcactgttgcctcacagcaagacgtttctgagttcaattccaccacaTTTCCTGTGACCTGACACTGAGTGTACTGTTTAAATTTAAGACCAGAGGGAACATATGGTTAATCTTTGCAGTAGAGTCTTGTAAATAAACACCATACAGTGCTGCTGCCTTTGAAGCATTAGGAAGAACATCACAAGATTTCATTCAAAATATGGTTAGTTACTCtaagaaataaaatgttatatttacTCCACCCAGTTATGTCAACCGGTTCCACACAACTGGGttagtgaaatataaaatgtatgatatatttaattTGAACAAGAAATTTTAAGTATATCTGATAACATTTGGATAATTAAATGCAAATCAAAAGAATCATGTTGTATTAGCTGAATATCATAATATTGATCTAACTAACCTTGTTGACTTAAATTGAGAAGACTAAATAAAACCTACTCACCCAAAAAATGCTCTACTGAAAC contains these protein-coding regions:
- the LOC100694585 gene encoding uncharacterized protein LOC100694585 isoform X1; the encoded protein is MRIAANEPRIKGNELQEALCRYTTDTLIYIHTVRAFCEMFSKWMLWRNTEVEMMRDIKDRLEALDLNINHVTKSEEKGKAFVEYMKSKMTVNVDSKRAELENELVEVLKDTASGLESLSSFLDAVEKLAVTSLHVFTENQVLHLPEGISPEYVQAVILAARVICPLLLEFKRDDNAFFLPKLQNVEVLAYQLDRYIQTSKTICEKLDKSCFSDFGLKMAVETVVDLDVDLSEDDIQRMLDHVNQLDEIRMNEQFRMVFLFQEEPCHGFISEFDKRQPTMLQFLKELEETAVQLDRMNKGAKISSVAGSSVGAVGGVLSIVGLALSPFTARVSLALTMTGVGLGITSGVNSVVTTATEVGVNATQRKKASEVFKNFLEDVKSLQSCLKVVTSQTIAKLDAVDQHMVVVVVKIAAKAGAIVKGIGALVDLASAVKVLQPEELLMSAEKVVAQKGQALRNAPRVASDIPDIGQAAAKGTLALSKSARAGFIAVNALFLGINIFSICKDSISLAKGSETEVSQFIRARAALWSSEIDSWQKMHDSLNEGLPTSENKKAVLETPIYLEMEVKKQSEAERVEPSVE
- the LOC100694585 gene encoding uncharacterized protein LOC100694585 isoform X2, whose translation is MSEARNELQEALCRYTTDTLIYIHTVRAFCEMFSKWMLWRNTEVEMMRDIKDRLEALDLNINHVTKSEEKGKAFVEYMKSKMTVNVDSKRAELENELVEVLKDTASGLESLSSFLDAVEKLAVTSLHVFTENQVLHLPEGISPEYVQAVILAARVICPLLLEFKRDDNAFFLPKLQNVEVLAYQLDRYIQTSKTICEKLDKSCFSDFGLKMAVETVVDLDVDLSEDDIQRMLDHVNQLDEIRMNEQFRMVFLFQEEPCHGFISEFDKRQPTMLQFLKELEETAVQLDRMNKGAKISSVAGSSVGAVGGVLSIVGLALSPFTARVSLALTMTGVGLGITSGVNSVVTTATEVGVNATQRKKASEVFKNFLEDVKSLQSCLKVVTSQTIAKLDAVDQHMVVVVVKIAAKAGAIVKGIGALVDLASAVKVLQPEELLMSAEKVVAQKGQALRNAPRVASDIPDIGQAAAKGTLALSKSARAGFIAVNALFLGINIFSICKDSISLAKGSETEVSQFIRARAALWSSEIDSWQKMHDSLNEGLPTSENKKAVLETPIYLEMEVKKQSEAERVEPSVE